ATTTGGAACTGGATTAGGGTGTTCAAGATCAAAAAGGATGACAATTTTGAGAAATTTGGATACTTTACAGCAACCTTGTGGGCAATATGGTGCACGAGAAACGACATCACCTTCAACAACAAGAACTTAAACATAAGGAGTCTGATGGAAAAGCTGGAGAATGATTATAGATTGAATGGGATATGCAAGGACAATATGGAACAAAGGAAGGGTAAGGCACGAAAGGAAGAACCAATGGAGCCACCAGGGTTTGAGAGAAACATACAGCTGGAGGAACCACCAGGATTTGAGAGGAATATTCAAAAGGAAGACCAAAACACACAGCATATGATTGGAGATCATAATAGCTGCAAGAGGGAAGTGATTGACACCCATGGCAAGCTAAAAGGGAAACATGAAGGACATATGAGACGGCAAGTTAACTCGACGGTTGAGGACAAAGGAAGCATGATCATCTATTGCAGAAGCAAGGAACAAGCTGGCCTGAAGGCGGTCCTAAGGGATATCAGAAGCCAAAAACAGAAACTGGAGACACATAATTATTAGACCATCAAGCACTAGAATAATAAGGATCCTAACTGGGAAAGAAGAACCAAGAGCAGAAGGAAGAAATATCCTGAACAAGATATACCTCAGTATGACTGATTTTCATTGTTTAGGAATTTGTAGGAACTCTAATGGGAGATAACCTCCTTTTTCACCtctgtcaaaaaaaaattaaaaaaaaaaatcattctccatgttcattagattttcaataaatgttcaacagggtgcacaatgagcactgtgcacccgggtgtatgaTCCAAATTGCGGTGGAACTTGACTAGATAAATATGTTGTACAAACAAAAACAGACGTGCAAATAATCTCCATCTCTATTCTACTTCCTccgataaatttttttttttttttaaatagcaCTATTTGActtttacaaacttttatataaggcgatCTTACGCAAAAGACCatcttggtgtcatataagtttagcaatgaaatcaattaattaaacacttgaactaattagttaagcactgaaaccaattagttaaataatgaaactaattagtaaagcattagaactaattagttaagcaatgaaactaattagttaagcaatgaaaccaattagttaagcaatcaaagtggTTTTTccgataaggcggtcttacacaaaagttaccgCATGTGAAATATTGTTATAATATGTCTGATTATATAGACTCATACTATCAACTTTTAttcgaaccaaaaaaaaaatatcaacttttataatttttgcctATTGATAAGTAAAGATATTAAATgtttgaaataaaataagaggGAAGAATTTGATGTCCATATGAAAAGACTAAAACACCCTCACTTAAGTTCTtaagttttaattaaaatatctaaatATATTTGTAGATTGTTGTAACATTAGTTGTATACACAGTctgaattttgaaataaaaaaaagggtGATCATATTGGTTATTTAAACTTATCAAATTGGTTAATTGTTAGATTTGTTACTACATACTTGAAGCATTGTAACTCCAAAGTTATAATATATTTAAACCATTATGCATAGTCATGTAACTTCGAAGCTGTGGTGTTATCTCCAGTCCTGAATATCAGTTTTTGATATTTGCTGTATATTTAGCTAGAGCAGGCTGGGTGAGCACAGTCGCAATCCTGGGATTTGGAGTAACATTCTTAACAACAGGGTTAGTAGTAATAGTATTCCCAACACCTTCAACTGCAGCAGGAGCAGGAGCAGGAGCAGAAGCAGAAGTTGACACTCGCTTTACTACTGGAAACTTATCTTCTAGCTGTCTTCGCCACAAATAAAATGCAGCTTCAATCCACCTCGGGTGCACCAGAAACTTGCCGTCACGGACTGCACAAACAGACTTCTCCGTACTACAATCTAGTGAAACAACATGTGTGACACTTGAGTCGAATGTAGTCGAACATGTTGCCCCTAACTCTTGAGCCATCTTCCATAAACGGTGATCAGCAGCAACATAATTTCTGTGGAAAACGGCACTAAATACTATCCTACAATCTCTAAGGACTTGCTTTTTTACTGTTTTAAGCACTTGCCTCACATCTCCATATTGAGGATTAATATTGAAAAAATCATGGTGTATTCTTTTAATAACTCGTAGAGTGGTTGCAAGTGCGCCATCAAACTCGTCCTCGTCTCTCTTCAACTGAGCAAGAGACTTACAGTTTTTGAACCCAAATTCACGACAACTCGATGAAAAGTAAATATATCTATCCATTAATATAAGATTATCTTTGTTCCTTTCCCAAACAGCTTTAGTATCATCAAGTACTAAAACTACACTCTCTGGTAGTTGTAAAACATCTAACCCTTTTTGAGCTTGGTTAGGGCAGTCATCTCGCGATATTATTCTTGATTTAAAGTAGTTGTTTTCTGGATCAAGAAGTTTAGCCATCTCTAAGGCATAAGCACGATCACCCATGGTGTATATACACATCTCAAACATTTTATTTGCTTCTTCTAAAAACTTGTGAACAAAAGGCCTCAACTTTGTCATGATCCCTAAACTATCTACCCTAAACAAGTCGCTTTTAGCGATTCGTTTGTTTAAGTATTTTTCTTCCATAGTTAATTGGTCTAATTGAGTTGAATTAAGCAATGTTTGATCTAAATCAACAACTAGATAGAGTTTCTTTTGATTCAACATGGATCTAACTTCTGAGTTATGGACTTGAGGAATCGCATTATTATCAACCCGAAAATCGTTACAATTGTGAAAATCGTTAGGGATATAATTGAAAGGCGGTAGCAACGTCTTACCACAACATATACACCAATTGTTTATGAGATTTTGATGTGGACATGAATCAAACATGTCATCTGTTTTTTGTCTTTTGATGATCCTTCCGTCTCCATAATTATTCATACTATGATCTATGATGGGGGCAGGAAAGTTCTGAATTTTGATGCTCATTGTtgattgcttgaaattttatgtgtgattttttaaaaacacaaaagataaaaaaaaataaaagatagGTTGAAGAAAATATAACGTGCAATTACTTGTCTTCCTTGTCTCCCTTTTATAAACTTCTTGAGGAGGGAGGCGatggaattagggtttttataAAAGGAGGAATTAGGTTTTAGGATATAAATAATGAGTGGAAATTTGAGTCCGATTTGGTTAAGGAAAAAAGGAATTCAACTCCTACTTGAACGCTTTTTTTTAATGCCAAAACGATGACGACCAAGTCTTTTAATTTAGATATCATAACAAAATtactaaaaacttaaaatttaaaatttaaaatttaaaatttaaaatttaaaatttaaaagtagATAATAGAGTTTGTTTGCAATtgcatcaacaaaaaaaaaatagttataAGTTTAAAACCGAGGATATTCACCGTACAACCGGTTGAGACTATATTTATACTTAGTCCATATGCTAACAATTTGTCAAGGTACAACTAGGGTGAAAGAAAAGCTATAGTCGTAACATGCACATCCAATAGGATTGAAAATTAGGCAATTCAaactttatcaatattttttttaacggagtaatgaataaaaaattcttatttacatggggtgtacGATAATTAAACTtaacgtaaaatgcttaaaagttacccttatatatgCAAAAGTATCAaatttttttagtgataaaaattttcaatttaataaaaaatatttctttaagattactaataatgtataaaattaatcatttaaccctttaaaatgtttatcaatgtttatctatcaactatttttaataatataaaagttggaGAAAACTAGGTAAtagttagagaaaactgggtAAAGTTATattagtgtacaataaatattgtacaccttgtgtatgcaagaccttttgataatGAATAGACTTGACAAAACTTAAACGCACCCAATTACCCAAACTCTGCCCGAAATCACTTGATTCGAATGGTATACGACCCGATCTTGACCGAACAACAATGTCTTATAACAATGATTAATATATTAAGCCTATTGTATAcacaaaaccaaaaccaaaaccaaatcaaatattaccCGACCAAAACCAAAATGACACAAACTTGAAACCAACCCGATTTATTCTTCACCGAAATTTGACCCAACCCAAAACCAACACCATTTATTCTTTACCCGAACTTGACCCCCCCAACAAAATTTAGATGACCTGATTGCCACATCTATGTATAAAGTGTTAAATGGACATAAGTTAAGTCGTTATCTCATTTGAATTCAGCATAagggagttttttttttatgaaagtaAACTTTTGACTTTTAATTAGTAAATTTCGATTTCAattgcaaaaaataaaaaaaataaaacaaaaaaaagttagtAAATCATTAGGGTTTGCTTGTAATTTAAAAAATGCATCAGATTTATCAAAATTCACACACCACAACACCAGTCCACCACCCTtcaacaaacaaacctaaactctattacccaaaaaaaaaaaaactctattACCCAAAGTCTCAAATCATTACTTTCTCTTCTATGAGTTTCTCACGTTATATTTTTCACAGCGTTAAAACAATCGCAATGAATATCAATAGCTAGGTTaatgaatcaaataaaaatagagGGTAATTCAATTTCCTTACAACAATTCCTAAAATAGATTTTAAAGCAATGAGTACTCGAAGACTCCAGCAATCAAAACCTATATGACGGAGACTCCAAAGACCAAAGGTACGATCATACTATGCTTTTTTTTCCCCATCGAATTTCTTTACGTCGGATGTCACTCAAACACATTTTCATAGATGATTACTGttgaaattttataattttaaacaAAACCTTTACACTACCCTTATTAATGCCATTAATTAAGTCCATTTGACTCAACATATGAGTGACTCTAATTTAGCAACGTCCTTTAAAGGTCATTTTCAAAAGTAGAACAATCATAAATCAACAAGCAACAAGCAGCACAGGTGCTCGAAATATTTTTAGGTAATACTCATCACTAAAATCTATTGGTATTTTCACTTCACCTCACGTACTTGACAATCTAACATGGGTATTAACACTTGTGTCTTAACACTTAACTATAGACCTAAAATCATTACAGAGTACATAAAGTAGTTGAATCTGACACTTGGCTTGGACACATACTCGAGAGCAGAGAGTCGAGACTGAATAAAAAATTGACCAGAACATAGGCTTGCCAAGAAAGGCTAATGATGAAAATTCAGTTGCATGAATGCTAAAAATGCAACTGTTTCTGGCATAAACGTGTTATATACAGAACTCTAAtcagttgaattaaactaaGTGATGATAAGTTTGGTATGATGAATATTTTTCTAACTTCTGCCTGATTTTTAAGACAAAGGAAAGGGAAACGAGAGAGTGGGGATATCATGTTCTGCTTAAATTATGAGCAATGAATAGCATATGGCAGTTGGCAGGACAAGACAAAATAAAGTCTAGCTTTCATACTCCGATACAGGTTCATCCACTGAAGAAGAGGTTGACTCCAACCTAGTCAAAATTTCAGGTGCTCCAAAAGGATCCCGTATAATCTGCATCAATtatgatcatggaacagaaaaCTCATCAGCTTTACATAATTATCAATAATAAGGTAGCAGTAAATGGATTATGTCAAGTGTACTCAAATGCGCTAACAGATGACACACGGCCGAAACTATAACATTAACCAAAAAATGCAAACATTTTCACGCAAACTGCACCCACCAAAAGATAAAAGAATCTTAAGAAAGCACCCTGATAACATAAGTGGACCTGTTTTACAATCAGTGAGTAGCCGAGTGACTATTCCATTTTCATTTTCACAGAACTACAATATATACATCAACAATCAGTGATGTCGCATGTTTCTTTACTTTATTACCTTCCCTTTTTTCAGAGTAAAGAAACAAAAACCATGATATCGCTCAAATTTCCACTGCTTTGTTTATGCAATAACGCAAAATGGGTAAGCAGTCTGATAGATAGATAATTTAATCCTCTTCTCTTCCAAGCTGTATAATATTTAGCAGAGATATTCTTGAGCTGTTGGAGGCATATGCATAAAGAACAGGACGTGGAGCTACTTTCAAGGTACGTTTCAGATTATACCCATACCAACTGTGCATGCCAAGTATTTTTAAGTTCAACGCCATACCCAAGATGATCAATAAATTTTCCATAATCACTTCATCCTTTGAAAAAGCCACACCTATGCTGAAAGCTTATATGCAAGCAAACATCAAAGCAGCCTTCGCCACTAGAACTCTGTTTAGAAGCACCATTTCTAAACAGTTAAGCAGGGTTTCATGGTCACAATCACAGTAATGGCTGCATCCTCATTCTGAAGGATAGAATATTACAGTATCGCATAAAGGATTTTCTAAGCATGGTAGGGAAGGGCACTTTAGCTAGTAGCAtagtagagagagagagagagagagagagagagagagagagtgattATTTTACTAGCACCAACCTCCCGAGTCCCGAATGTTGGCTAGGTTATAATTGATGATTTCCACCTTGATTATCATCAACACAATCTTGTCTTACTAGCTTCCCCTAATCTGATTAGCAGTTCCATCATTCTTCTATACTTTCTTCTTAATTCCCTAAGGGGGGGGGTTGGTTGGGGGGTCTTCAGGAAAGGGAAAGGTAATTAACTACCTTTATTCCCATTCTTGTTGTTTGTTAGACCAATTcaatcattccctttacccacTTGATTCCCCAACATCCCTCTACCatgaaaccccccccccccccccaagaaTCACCCTAACCCCCCAAACTCCACTTCATTCAACCAACTCAACTACCACTTTGACCATCCTTGACCACAACACCAGGTCCCAACCACCTGCACCGCCCCTACCAAAACCCACTGAACCTCCTTACAATCACCGAACCACCACCCAAAACCACTCTACACTCTACCGCCACTGAAACCACCGTACAACCACCCAACAACCCTCTACAGCCACCGTACAACCACCATACCACCACCCAACAACCCTCTACACCCACCGAAACCACCATACCACAACCAAAACAACCCTAATACTACCGAAATCATCTTACCCAACACAAAAACCAAGCATCCAACCCCCGAAATTGACCCCAACTACCCAAAACAAACCGTAATCTCGCCGGACAACTAGATCTAAaaaatagagagagaaaaagggggAAGGGGTGCGATGCAGCAGCAGCGCTCATAGTTTCTTCGCGGTGGGTGGGGAGGCGGTGGAGTAGGGTGGCAGTGGAGTGGGGTGGCGGTGGAGAGGTGGTTGTAGATTGAGGGAGGGGGTGGTGGAAAGAATGggtttccttttgatttttgtaaaTCAAACATCTTGTGATAATGTAGGGATTTCCTTTCCATTCCTTTTCAAACCCTTTCTTGattccattccctttacccATGAACCAAACGGCCCCCAAAAGTTCTAGTAATAGCTAATGATCACCTTGATTCGAAGCAAAACCATGGTGGAAATAACAGTGATTCATATGTCATAATTAGCCAATTATCATCTTGTGTTGGCCTTTCTTGACAGTAGCATAACAGTACTTGATGGTTAGGAAATATTGGCTTAAGAGACACGGTATGTATCAACTATGGAGTAACACATTGCATATCAATACAGATTTATAAACATGATGGAAAGCCAGGTTATCTGCAAGACTGAAACCTTGAACGTCACTGATACGGAGTACATCAGGAAGGATATCAATTTAAATTCAGCAGGTGTGTAAAAGAAACATGACTATTTACCATATTATCAAGTATACAATCGGGAATCTATATTCAAAGTGGAAGTGGAGAAGAACATCCCAACACATTAAATTCTAAACCATTAAAAGATACTACCTCCATTTTCTAATAGATGCAGTATATTGACTTCCCTATTCACATAATTACCTTTGACTATAATCGGTAAATTATACGTTaagaaaaatatagtcatgtggtaTCTTGTTAGATGTATACtatcaaaatatcaactttttataattcatACTATAGACAATCAGAGATACTAATTGTCAAAGAAATGTATTGGCAAACTTGAAAAGGCAAATGGTAGATCGAAAATTGGAACTTACCAGTATCTCTTCATCTAGATATGAGATCATAAACATTCTCTGCATACTACCACCTGAAGCAATGGAAGCGTAATTAGAATTACCAAACGCAATCCTCATTGATTAAATATTTCATGTAAACATCTCTAACAGGAAAATCATATTTGTTTCTACATAATCCCCCATGTTTTCACTTCCAAGCAGACAGGAGCAAAGTCGGTTAGCATAAGATTCAATTTGAATCATTAAGATAAGAAAAAACCGAAAAGGCACTGGATGCAATCAGACAAATGCTATATAAGAGTAGCAATCCTctgccacaaaaaaaaaaaactatctcaactaaaatacaaatttcacaATGCAGTATCAGCAAGTATTTACAAATATGTTACTGGAAAAACCAAGCTATATAGCAAGAAAGATACTTTTCTGATAAATCTCCCAATTTCAACATCTCACATGGAAATGTTTCAAAACTGTGGCGAGAAAATAAAACATCGCTTTTCCTGAACCATTTTAGTTCACTTCAAAAAGGAAGCTACAGAAAAATGAAATGGTTCCCACTATCCTGGCATCTCTAATATCccttgcaaaaaaaaatcattaggTGAAATAGCTTCCTCAGCCTTCAGATATAAAAGGTAAATGTTTTACAATTGGACATCTTCCTATTTTGACAAGTAAATTGGAAATATTCCTAAATTTTCGTTTTCAAAATAAGTTCAAGATAGAAAGGACCAATTCCATGAAAACACTTGAGAAGTAAAATAGAATAGACCTGTTTTGCACAAATCAAAAGAAAACAATATTGACTTTGGAGTATCATCAGTCAGGATATAGGAATATTACTTATACAAAAAAGAACGATCAAACCAGGGGAGACTAAAGGTTCCATTGCCAAAACAAACAAAGTGAACTATGCACAAATCCTTCTTGATTAATCTTCCTCTTCATCTCTCGTATGCTTCCCATTTTTCTTTCCAAACGCTTCGAAAACATCCCTTGTTTCTCCGATATTCTGCAGGTTTTGTAATCCCGTTGAGTATGGAAGGACCTTATCAAGTCTCCAGCTCTAGTGCAGTCCCTCAAAATTTGTAAACATCCTCCACTAAGATTTTCAACAGGAAATAGAACTAGTTGGTTTTAAAAAATTTGACTATGTCTAGAAACaaataattttcttttatttgatACTTAACGTTTTCATATAAGGCAAAGTGCCATACCCAACTCACCCTGGGTTACAATACTCGGTTTGAGGAATGGGTTTACAATTTGACTTCCTCAAACAAACTATGGGTTACAATCACTCTAAAGTCTAAACCCATACCTTATACCTAAATTTCATGAGCATGAGCCAAATAGCctcttaaacacgcctcaccgATATAACCTGGTCGAAAAACACGCTTCACCAATATTGCCCGGACCCTTGGCGTGCGTTTTCAACACTGAATCTTTTATTACAACACCGTAGTTTTGCCTCACATTAGTGACAAAAGTCCCAATTATTTTGTTTTCCTTCCTAAAGCTTCGACACCTCAATTTTCGTATTAAGGGTtttcaaaaccctagaaatagaAAATCTTTATCATGTCAACCTACAAATTCTTATCAAGCAATTATCGTTTTCAAAGCTATTATTAACACAGAAGCCTCAATCTCCACAAGATCCTTCTCCCGAATAGACTATGGAATGCAGCAAGTCAACTAGTAAAATCTATTTTAAGCTATCTGATTACCAGTTAACAAAACATACTGCGCCACTGAAGTTAAGATTCACTTCAAGATCCTAGTAACCATAAACTGAAAGTGTGAGCAAACCAAACCGACACGGGAAATAAGTTCCTGAAACCGATTTACATACCCCAAATACACATGATGCCTAACACATTTTGATATGTTAGCTCTTTTGATGCCACAATTGTGTATAAGCAAAAAGAATCCTTTCTCGgacattttaaaacaaaaatgaacaaaaattTGTGTAAGAAATCCTGTATGGCTGTATCTTCCACCTGGTCAATTCCTATTAATGTATCCAGATCTCCAAATGTTCTAGAAATTTTATTTAAACCCTGACCTAACTTTTAGCCTTTGCAGGCTTTTTAGCAACCAGAAACTACTTGCTTGGAAGTTGGGGACATACGGACTTAATTACCTCTCCCCTAATTAAGACGCCTAATTTCTGTTTTAATTCGTCCCAATAATAAGCCGCCTTTTAGATACAATAAGTTAACTTTGTACTGCTCCACATACCCTTAGTgtgaagaaaaataataaactcCTGCAGTGAAGTATAGTTATGGACTTATTGtaatctttctctttcttttcaaaTGACCCTCGGACAAATGAGGCTTTATTTAGGGAAGGAAGCAGTTCTCACGAGTTCTCATGAGGTTGCCAAAAAAGGAAACTATTGATATAACTGATAAGTGGTAAGAAAAATCTGTCAATATGATTTCAAAAGAAAGAAGATGATCTCCTTACTTAACGGAATTCTGATGCCACTAGAAATTGCATCCTTAATAAGAACGGGAAGTTGTTGAACTGCACCAACAGCTtgccccagtggacctctaagcTGATCAGGGACAGATTCTTCGACAATAGTAGGTGAATCGAGGATGCCCTCAACATATTCTTCTTTCATTCTGAGCGGCCCCTCAATAGTTAACTTGGAGGATAAGGTAAATTTGCTTTCTACCTGCAACCAGatataaaaaacataaaatattaaaagtCTTGCAAAGCAGGGAAAGCCCACTTTATAATACCAATGCTATTTGGCTGGAAAATATTTCTTTATTCAGAGTGCCTAGTAAACAATACTATCTGAAGCAGTGTAAGTATTCTTCTAAAAGAGTTTTTAACGAAGAAGTGTAGCTCAACAACCAGAAGAGAGGGGTTTTTTAATGGGCTAAGGCGGTGGGGGCTATCCCAAattactccattggagacatgcAAAGGAATCGAGCTAACTAGTAATTCTGATTTCGGTCTGTTTCTGAGGACACCTTGTCCTCATGATGTATTACCTCCATTCCTTAAAAATTTTAACGCTTTAGAATGTATCTAATGGATAAACACCttaccgtaaattctcactattatatacatcaaaacattATCATGTGCAGTGGCGGATTTTCCTACTAGCCTCTAGCACATACTTTCAACATCCCAATTGAGGTTGCACGTGAGTCTGATAAAGGTTGTCAAGAGTCAAAGATTTGTACTTTATAGAGGTTTAGGTTCTCCAAAGTccaaataaaaatacaaaaccTAGAACCTgtattttatactccctccgtcccaaattactcgttacgcttacctttgcacaaagttttaggggATAAATGGTTGTTTGGtcatcaattgttattttactgAAAAAGTAggtgtgataggagttagtgg
This genomic stretch from Spinacia oleracea cultivar Varoflay chromosome 3, BTI_SOV_V1, whole genome shotgun sequence harbors:
- the LOC110800128 gene encoding RNA polymerase II C-terminal domain phosphatase-like 4; this translates as MSIKIQNFPAPIIDHSMNNYGDGRIIKRQKTDDMFDSCPHQNLINNWCICCGKTLLPPFNYIPNDFHNCNDFRVDNNAIPQVHNSEVRSMLNQKKLYLVVDLDQTLLNSTQLDQLTMEEKYLNKRIAKSDLFRVDSLGIMTKLRPFVHKFLEEANKMFEMCIYTMGDRAYALEMAKLLDPENNYFKSRIISRDDCPNQAQKGLDVLQLPESVVLVLDDTKAVWERNKDNLILMDRYIYFSSSCREFGFKNCKSLAQLKRDEDEFDGALATTLRVIKRIHHDFFNINPQYGDVRQVLKTVKKQVLRDCRIVFSAVFHRNYVAADHRLWKMAQELGATCSTTFDSSVTHVVSLDCSTEKSVCAVRDGKFLVHPRWIEAAFYLWRRQLEDKFPVVKRVSTSASAPAPAPAAVEGVGNTITTNPVVKNVTPNPRIATVLTQPALAKYTANIKN